Proteins encoded by one window of Vigna radiata var. radiata cultivar VC1973A chromosome 5, Vradiata_ver6, whole genome shotgun sequence:
- the LOC106760810 gene encoding probable histone H2B.1: protein MAPKADKKPAEKKPAEEKKSTVGDKAPAEKKPKAGKKLPKEGGASGDKKKKRSKKSVETYKIYIFKVLKQVHPDIGISSKAMGIMNSFINDIFEKLAQESSRLARYNKKPTITSREIQTAVRLVLPGELAKHAVSEGTKAVTKFTSS, encoded by the coding sequence ATGGCACCAAAGGCAGACAAGAAGCCAGCGGAGAAGAAGCCCGCAGAAGAGAAGAAGTCCACAGTGGGAGATAAGGCTCCGGCGGAGAAGAAGCCGAAGGCTGGAAAGAAACTTCCGAAAGAGGGAGGTGCCAGTGGtgacaagaagaagaagagaagcaaGAAGAGTGTGGAGACATACAAGATCTACATCTTCAAGGTTCTGAAACAGGTTCACCCTGACATTGGTATCTCAAGCAAGGCCATGGGCATCATGAACAGTTTCATCAATGATATCTTCGAGAAACTTGCCCAAGAATCTTCTAGGCTTGCTCGCTACAACAAGAAGCCTACCATCACTTCAAGGGAAATCCAGACTGCGGTAAGGCTTGTGCTGCCCGGTGAATTGGCCAAACATGCCGTCTCAGAAGGAACTAAGGCTGTTACCAAGTTCACTAGCTCTTGA